A single window of Caldicellulosiruptor bescii DSM 6725 DNA harbors:
- the steA gene encoding putative cytokinetic ring protein SteA, protein MIKGKVRVDRRTKNLVRRLRPGEIPVIMHEDIDEVAAYSLLEKKVRVVINCAKSFTGKFPAVGAKILLAHDVIIIDNLGEDVFNRIREGDVVEIEDDKIFLNGNYLCIAKYLTKEEFESFYQKSFKEMENLLEDFIENTLEYAKKEKGFILGQFEMPDISTKIAGRHVLVVTRGSSFKKDIKAIKGYITEVKPVVIAVDGAADALLEEKIRPNIIIGDMDSVSEESLYKCDEIIVHSYPNGYAPGLRKIQALGLKAKTIACPGTSEDVALLLAYEKGAELIVSVGSHSSMLDFLEKGRKGMSSTFLVRLKIGSKLVDARGVSKLYTEKVSFKYIGVLLFSALIPILAILMVTPPFQYFFYLIQLKLRVILR, encoded by the coding sequence ATGATAAAAGGGAAGGTTAGAGTTGATAGAAGAACTAAAAACTTGGTAAGAAGACTAAGACCAGGTGAAATACCTGTTATAATGCACGAGGATATTGATGAGGTAGCTGCATATTCTCTTTTGGAGAAAAAAGTGAGGGTTGTAATCAATTGTGCTAAATCTTTTACAGGGAAATTTCCAGCAGTTGGTGCAAAGATTCTTCTTGCACATGATGTGATCATAATTGATAATTTAGGGGAAGATGTATTTAATCGAATAAGAGAAGGGGACGTTGTAGAAATCGAAGATGATAAGATATTTTTAAATGGTAATTATCTATGCATTGCAAAATATCTTACTAAAGAAGAATTTGAATCATTTTATCAAAAGAGTTTCAAAGAAATGGAAAATCTTTTGGAAGATTTTATAGAAAATACATTGGAGTATGCAAAAAAAGAAAAAGGATTTATCTTAGGACAATTTGAAATGCCTGATATTTCAACTAAAATTGCTGGCAGACATGTACTTGTTGTGACAAGAGGAAGCAGTTTTAAAAAAGATATAAAAGCAATAAAAGGTTATATTACAGAGGTAAAACCAGTTGTGATTGCAGTTGATGGCGCTGCTGATGCATTGCTTGAGGAAAAGATAAGACCAAACATTATAATTGGGGATATGGATAGTGTATCTGAAGAAAGTCTTTACAAATGTGACGAGATAATTGTTCATTCATATCCAAATGGATATGCACCAGGGCTAAGAAAAATACAGGCTTTAGGACTTAAGGCAAAAACAATAGCATGCCCTGGTACGAGTGAAGATGTTGCTTTGCTTTTGGCTTATGAAAAGGGGGCAGAACTTATAGTTTCGGTTGGTTCTCACAGCAGTATGCTTGATTTTTTAGAGAAAGGTCGAAAAGGAATGTCAAGCACTTTTCTGGTCAGGCTAAAAATAGGTTCAAAGCTTGTGGATGCAAGAGGTGTATCCAAGCTTTATACTGAAAAGGTAAGTTTCAAGTATATTGGGGTTTTGTTGTTTTCTGCACTTATTCCTATACTTGCAATCCTGATGGTAACTCCGCCTTTTCAATACTTTTTCTATTTAATTCAACTAAAACTGAGAGTAATCTTGAGGTAG
- the speE gene encoding polyamine aminopropyltransferase — protein sequence MELWFTEQQTPDLGFTCKITKTIYTAKTQYQDLAILETKQFGRMLVLDGAVQTTIADEFCYHELISHVPLFTHPNPKKVAVIGGGDGGVIREILKHDEVEKAYLIEIDREVIEASKKYLPEISCALDDERAEVIITDGIKFVSENKNMFDVIIVDSTDPVGPAVGLFQDSFYKAVFECLKEDGLFVAQTESPFYDQDLIKNVFHAVKSIFPITRLYLGFIPTYPSGLWSFTLGSKKYDPLEVDVSRIKRIDTKYYNPELHKALFALPTFVQEIIK from the coding sequence ATGGAACTTTGGTTTACCGAGCAACAGACTCCTGACTTGGGATTTACATGCAAGATAACAAAAACCATCTACACAGCAAAGACTCAATACCAAGACTTAGCAATACTTGAAACAAAACAGTTTGGCAGGATGCTTGTACTGGACGGTGCTGTTCAGACAACAATTGCAGATGAATTTTGTTACCATGAGTTAATTTCTCATGTTCCTTTATTCACCCATCCAAATCCCAAAAAGGTTGCTGTCATAGGTGGGGGAGACGGAGGAGTTATTAGAGAAATTCTCAAACATGACGAGGTTGAAAAGGCATATTTAATAGAGATTGATAGAGAAGTTATAGAAGCAAGCAAGAAATACCTTCCTGAGATAAGTTGTGCGCTTGATGATGAAAGGGCAGAGGTCATTATAACCGATGGAATAAAATTTGTATCCGAGAACAAAAATATGTTTGATGTTATAATTGTGGATTCAACAGACCCTGTTGGTCCTGCAGTGGGACTTTTTCAAGATAGTTTTTATAAGGCAGTGTTTGAATGCTTAAAAGAAGATGGGCTTTTTGTTGCACAGACCGAGTCGCCTTTTTATGATCAGGACCTGATAAAAAATGTATTTCACGCTGTGAAGTCCATTTTCCCAATAACAAGACTTTATCTTGGATTTATTCCAACGTATCCGAGCGGACTTTGGAGTTTTACTCTTGGTTCTAAAAAGTATGACCCACTTGAGGTAGATGTTTCAAGGATAAAAAGGATTGATACAAAGTATTACAATCCAGAGTTGCATAAAGCTCTATTTGCACTGCCAACTTTTGTTCAAGAAATTATAAAGTAA
- a CDS encoding acyl-CoA carboxylase subunit beta, which produces MTNKLRELKQKRERILKLGGEDKIKKQHDSKKLTCRERIEYLLDPGSFNEIDMFVEHRCQEFDMKDTFVPCDGVVTGYGTINGRKVFVYAQDFTSIGGSLGEMHAKKICKVLDLALKYGCPVIGINDSGGARIQEGVDALAGYGEIFYRNTMASGVIPQIAAIMGPCAGGAVYSPAIMDFIFMVDKTSQMFVTGPQVIKAVTGEEISFEELGGAYTHSSKSGVAHFIAEDEYHLLDMIKYLLSFIPSNNMEDPPFIMSSDSEKRFVPELENIIPQEPNKAYDVKEIIYKVVDNQEFLEVQPYFAQNAVVGFGRIGGFSVGIVANQPKVNAGVLDYDSSDKIARFVRFCDAFNIPIITFTDVPGFLPGVNQEHNGIIRHGAKVLYAYSEATVPKINVILRKAYGGAYIAMSSKHIGADFVFAWPTAEIAVMGPDGAANIIFRKEIQSAQNPEEERKRRIEEYTQKFANPYIAAARGYVDDVIEPQLTRNKIIEALKISITKREQRPPKKHGNIPL; this is translated from the coding sequence ATGACAAACAAGCTCAGAGAGCTCAAGCAAAAGAGAGAAAGAATACTAAAGCTTGGTGGAGAAGATAAAATAAAAAAACAGCATGATAGCAAAAAACTTACTTGTAGAGAGAGAATAGAATATTTACTTGACCCTGGAAGCTTCAATGAAATAGATATGTTTGTTGAACACAGATGTCAAGAATTTGATATGAAAGATACATTTGTCCCCTGTGATGGTGTTGTAACGGGTTATGGAACAATCAATGGCAGAAAAGTTTTTGTTTATGCTCAAGATTTTACTTCGATAGGCGGTTCTCTTGGCGAGATGCATGCAAAAAAGATTTGTAAAGTTTTGGACTTAGCATTAAAATATGGTTGTCCAGTGATAGGTATAAATGATTCTGGTGGTGCAAGAATTCAAGAAGGTGTTGATGCATTAGCAGGATATGGTGAAATCTTCTATAGAAATACCATGGCATCAGGTGTAATTCCACAAATTGCAGCTATAATGGGACCTTGTGCAGGTGGAGCTGTATACTCTCCTGCTATTATGGATTTTATTTTTATGGTGGACAAAACCAGCCAAATGTTTGTTACAGGACCTCAGGTTATAAAAGCTGTGACTGGAGAGGAGATATCCTTTGAAGAGCTTGGTGGCGCTTACACTCACAGCTCAAAGAGTGGAGTTGCTCATTTTATTGCAGAGGATGAGTATCACCTACTTGATATGATAAAGTATTTATTGTCGTTTATACCTTCAAATAACATGGAAGACCCACCTTTTATAATGTCATCTGATTCAGAAAAAAGATTTGTTCCCGAGCTCGAAAATATAATTCCGCAAGAGCCAAACAAAGCTTATGATGTAAAAGAAATAATTTATAAAGTAGTAGACAACCAAGAATTTTTAGAAGTACAACCTTATTTTGCTCAAAATGCTGTTGTAGGATTTGGTAGAATAGGGGGCTTTAGCGTAGGAATTGTAGCAAATCAGCCCAAAGTGAACGCTGGAGTGCTTGATTATGATTCGTCTGACAAGATAGCACGATTTGTAAGATTTTGTGATGCTTTTAATATTCCCATAATAACATTTACAGACGTGCCTGGATTTTTGCCAGGTGTTAACCAAGAGCACAATGGAATAATTCGTCATGGGGCTAAGGTTTTGTATGCATACTCAGAGGCAACAGTTCCAAAGATAAATGTAATTTTGAGAAAAGCATATGGTGGGGCTTACATTGCAATGAGCAGCAAACACATTGGTGCAGACTTTGTGTTTGCATGGCCAACTGCCGAGATAGCTGTTATGGGACCAGATGGCGCAGCAAATATTATATTTAGAAAAGAGATACAAAGCGCTCAAAATCCCGAAGAGGAAAGAAAAAGAAGGATAGAAGAGTATACTCAAAAGTTTGCAAATCCATACATTGCAGCTGCCCGTGGGTATGTTGACGATGTGATTGAGCCACAGCTTACCCGTAACAAAATCATTGAGGCGCTCAAAATTTCCATTACAAAAAGAGAGCAAAGGCCCCCAAAAAAGCATGGCAATATTCCATTATAA
- a CDS encoding copper transporter has translation MNGVSIKYFVITIASIFVALGVGILIGFSVNSEKFVQKQFQQQLSFIDKNLVELKKENDRLLKEIDEYKTQINQLGKINNTLVNAYLKTCKSNAVVSLILTSTDYSYNDLIDFLRKNQIKLARIVKIKRTFVDVLNNKTNDFPEYKLPEDAINTLILYAVFDMKGELLSKLTEKRYTEINRLSGEIADTILIAGGNTIQNDTFNAIDRRFIEKLRNINDLNIIGVEQSYSEINYCEKYKSMGLDTVDNVDELTGKVSLIELIRGGNGNYGIKKEANLLMPNTFTSIDVSENSLKKRRESLIEQYQSLQSANIIQ, from the coding sequence ATGAATGGTGTGAGTATAAAGTATTTCGTTATTACTATTGCTTCTATCTTTGTTGCTCTTGGAGTTGGGATTCTTATTGGATTTTCTGTAAATAGTGAAAAATTTGTTCAAAAACAGTTTCAGCAGCAGTTAAGCTTTATAGATAAGAATTTAGTTGAGTTAAAAAAAGAAAATGACAGGCTTTTAAAAGAGATCGATGAGTACAAAACACAAATAAATCAACTGGGAAAAATAAATAACACTCTTGTAAATGCATATCTTAAAACATGCAAAAGTAATGCAGTTGTGAGTCTCATTTTAACATCAACAGATTATTCATACAACGACCTAATAGATTTTTTGAGAAAAAACCAAATAAAGTTAGCAAGAATTGTTAAAATAAAACGGACGTTTGTGGACGTTTTGAATAACAAGACAAACGATTTTCCGGAATACAAACTTCCGGAAGATGCAATAAATACTCTAATATTGTATGCGGTATTTGATATGAAGGGTGAACTTTTATCAAAACTTACAGAAAAAAGATATACAGAAATAAATAGACTATCAGGAGAAATTGCCGATACAATTTTAATAGCAGGTGGAAATACCATTCAGAACGATACTTTTAACGCAATTGATAGAAGATTTATTGAAAAGTTGAGAAATATAAATGATCTCAACATTATTGGGGTTGAGCAATCATACAGTGAGATAAACTATTGTGAAAAGTACAAAAGCATGGGCTTAGATACAGTTGATAACGTTGATGAACTGACTGGAAAAGTTTCACTTATTGAGCTTATAAGAGGCGGAAATGGCAATTATGGTATTAAAAAAGAAGCAAACCTTCTGATGCCTAATACTTTTACAAGTATTGATGTTTCTGAAAATTCATTGAAAAAAAGAAGAGAAAGTTTGATTGAACAATATCAAAGTTTACAGTCTGCAAATATTATTCAATAG
- the mgsA gene encoding methylglyoxal synthase, which produces MNIALIAHDKKKELMVQFAIAYKFILSKHTLYATGTTGRLIQEATGLEVHRFLPGPLGGDQQIGSLIAYNQIDMVIFLRDPLTAQPHEPDVNALLRLCDVHNIPLATNIATAELLIKALDRGDLSWREIVNPKLQKNKSDK; this is translated from the coding sequence ATGAATATAGCACTTATAGCCCACGACAAGAAAAAAGAACTCATGGTTCAGTTTGCAATAGCTTATAAGTTTATACTGTCAAAACATACATTATATGCAACAGGAACCACTGGAAGATTAATTCAGGAAGCAACAGGACTTGAGGTTCATAGATTTCTTCCAGGTCCGCTCGGAGGGGACCAACAGATAGGGTCGTTGATTGCATACAATCAGATTGACATGGTGATATTTTTAAGAGACCCACTTACAGCTCAGCCTCATGAGCCAGATGTAAATGCACTTTTGCGTCTTTGTGATGTCCATAATATTCCTCTTGCAACAAACATTGCAACAGCCGAACTTTTGATAAAAGCTCTTGATAGAGGAGACTTATCATGGCGTGAAATTGTAAATCCAAAATTGCAAAAAAACAAGAGTGATAAGTGA
- a CDS encoding acetyl-CoA carboxylase biotin carboxyl carrier protein subunit: protein MRKFKVKINSQEFVVEVEEIGVENATSVVPRPKIGHFEPKQEKHEDKTKQSPVLSSDKNSVVAQLPGTIVRLLKSEGDVVDANEPVLILEAMKMENEITAPVKGKIKRIHVKEGQKVAKGDLLFEIE from the coding sequence ATGAGAAAGTTCAAGGTGAAGATCAATAGCCAAGAATTTGTTGTAGAAGTGGAAGAAATAGGAGTTGAAAATGCTACTTCTGTCGTGCCAAGGCCTAAGATTGGCCATTTTGAGCCAAAACAGGAAAAACATGAGGATAAAACAAAACAAAGCCCTGTACTTTCTTCTGATAAAAATTCGGTTGTTGCCCAGCTTCCGGGTACTATTGTAAGGCTGCTAAAAAGTGAAGGTGATGTTGTTGATGCAAATGAACCTGTTTTAATTCTTGAAGCCATGAAAATGGAAAATGAAATAACTGCACCTGTCAAAGGAAAAATTAAAAGAATACATGTAAAGGAAGGGCAGAAGGTAGCAAAAGGAGATTTGCTATTTGAAATAGAGTAA
- the speB gene encoding agmatinase, with the protein MSFNLYKPFFLCASEKYEDSLIVLAGIPMDFTVSFKPGSRFAPAKIREVSIELEEYSIYQDKSLYDKTFCDMGDLELPFGNIEKSIETIYQFACKLFEDNKVPIFLGGEHLISFPLIKAAANSNGKEFYVLHFDAHADMREEYLGEKFSHATVMRRVGEVIGFKNIYQFGIRSGSKEEIEFARRDSNLYFINKWNDINNVIKDLNGKKVYLSIDIDVFDPAFAPGTGTPEPGGILSSDFFEILLKLKDLNIIGADIVEVAPYYDISDRTALLAAKIVRELILMIE; encoded by the coding sequence ATGAGTTTTAATCTCTACAAACCCTTTTTCCTATGTGCTTCAGAGAAGTACGAAGATAGTCTCATAGTTTTAGCAGGAATTCCTATGGATTTCACAGTAAGCTTTAAACCTGGCTCGCGTTTTGCTCCTGCAAAAATAAGAGAAGTGTCAATAGAGCTGGAAGAGTATTCTATCTATCAAGACAAAAGCCTGTATGATAAGACCTTTTGTGATATGGGAGATTTAGAGCTTCCTTTTGGAAATATCGAAAAAAGTATTGAGACAATATACCAGTTTGCTTGTAAGTTGTTTGAAGATAATAAAGTTCCTATTTTCTTAGGCGGTGAACATCTAATCAGCTTTCCTCTCATAAAAGCGGCGGCAAATTCAAATGGTAAAGAGTTTTATGTTCTTCACTTTGATGCTCATGCTGATATGAGAGAGGAGTATCTTGGCGAAAAGTTTTCGCATGCAACTGTTATGAGAAGAGTGGGTGAGGTAATAGGTTTTAAGAATATATACCAGTTTGGTATAAGGTCGGGGTCTAAAGAAGAGATTGAATTTGCAAGAAGAGATAGCAATCTTTATTTTATCAACAAGTGGAATGATATTAATAATGTTATTAAAGATTTGAATGGTAAGAAGGTATATCTCTCGATAGATATAGACGTGTTTGATCCGGCTTTTGCCCCTGGTACAGGAACACCAGAACCAGGCGGAATTTTATCTTCAGACTTTTTTGAGATTTTACTTAAATTAAAAGACCTTAACATAATAGGAGCAGACATAGTAGAGGTTGCTCCATATTATGATATTTCTGATAGAACAGCACTACTTGCTGCAAAGATAGTAAGAGAGCTGATATTGATGATTGAATAA
- a CDS encoding glycosyltransferase family 2 protein yields MNIVVVIPVYNPPQSLEKLLLDLSNIKFIKNILVIDDGSEKKNLLKCDKCTILKHDKNKGKGAALKTAFEYLKNKNFDKIILLDGDIKVNKEDLQAFCENVFILNDKQVVIGYPVKVRKKGFGVVKKFAKFVVRIYTRKEVDHCLSGQRIIPFSALKDIKYIPNRYGVDISMLIDFIKMGYEIKEVEFDFSHDEKGKSLKDLLHKIRQMKDIFWVFITKWRA; encoded by the coding sequence TTGAATATAGTTGTGGTAATTCCTGTATATAATCCTCCACAATCTCTTGAAAAGCTTCTTCTGGACTTATCTAACATAAAGTTTATAAAAAATATACTTGTTATTGATGATGGTTCTGAGAAAAAAAATTTACTAAAGTGTGATAAGTGTACTATACTAAAACATGATAAAAACAAAGGCAAAGGTGCGGCTCTTAAAACAGCATTTGAATATCTCAAAAACAAGAATTTTGATAAAATAATACTTTTAGATGGAGATATAAAAGTAAATAAAGAAGATCTGCAAGCATTTTGCGAGAACGTATTTATTCTAAATGATAAACAAGTGGTAATTGGTTATCCTGTAAAAGTGAGAAAAAAGGGATTTGGAGTTGTCAAAAAGTTTGCTAAGTTTGTAGTGAGAATTTATACCAGAAAAGAGGTTGATCATTGTCTCAGTGGTCAGAGGATAATTCCATTTTCTGCTTTAAAAGATATTAAATATATTCCTAACAGATATGGAGTAGATATTTCAATGTTAATTGATTTTATTAAGATGGGTTATGAGATAAAAGAGGTTGAGTTTGATTTTTCACACGACGAAAAGGGAAAAAGTTTGAAAGATTTATTACATAAAATTCGACAGATGAAGGATATATTTTGGGTTTTTATTACTAAATGGAGGGCGTGA